The DNA region ACCTGGGCCGATATCGTCAAGGAGATGCAGGAGAAACAGAAAGGGTGGATCTCCGACGCGGAGGCCGCGAAGATCGTCGATTTCCTCGCGGCAAGGCACGGCGTGAAATAGCGGAGCGGGGACCGCCTTTGGATATCCTGCTGTCCGTCATTCCCGTCTTCCTGCTGATCGCGCTGGGCGCGGTCCTGCGGCGGTACGGTTTTCTGAACCAGGGGTTCATCGATTCGGCGAACTCCCTCGTCTACTACATCCTCCTCCCGGCGCTGCTGATCAACGAGCTCAGCGCCGCCGAGTTCCGGTCGGCGTTCAGCGGGACGCTCGTGATCGGGGCCTACGCCGCCATCCTGCTGACCTTCGGGCTCGCCTTCACCCTGGCCCGCGCCCTCGGGATCGGCCCGTCCGAGACCGGCTCCTTCGTCCAGGGAACGGTCCGCGCGAACTTCGCCTACGTGGGGCTCCCGATCGTCTTCAACGTGATGGGGCAGGCGGGGCTGAGCAAGGCGGGGATCCTCCTCGGCTTCGGTGTGATCTGGCTGAACGCCCTCTCCATCCTGGCGCTGATCCTCCCTCACGGCCTGGGGAAGGAGAAGGGGATCGAAACGGCGCTGCGGATCCTTCGCCAGGTGGCGACCAACCCGACCATCCTTGCGTGCACGGCCGGCATCGCCTTCAGCGTGCTCTCCCTGCCGGTCCCCGCCATTGCGCGGAAGACGATGTCATTGATGGCCGCCGCCACGCTTCCGCTGTCGCTGCTCTGCCTCGGGGGATCCTTTTCATTGGCGCGCGCGCGCCGCGGATTCGGCCTGGCGGCCCTGGCCGCTCTTCTGAAGCTCGTGGTCGTGACGGGGCTGGCGCTTGCGTTCTACCGCTGGATGGGGGTGGGGGGGGACGACCTTCGGGTCGGGGTGATCCTGCTCGGCTGCCCGACGGCAGTGGTGACTTACGTGCTGGCGTCCCAGCTGATGGGCGACATCGACCTTGCGGGGACCATCGTCATCACTTCCACCGCCGCTTCCGCGTTCACGATCACCGGGTGGCTGTTCCTGCTTCGTGCGATGGGGTGGTGAGGCGCGGCTTACCTGAAGCCGCGCCCCACCGGATTGCGGGTTATTCCTTCGGCTTATCTCTTCCTGCAGGACGGCCTGCACGCCCGGAGCGCGAGCCCGGCCAGCGCCAGCATGCCGAGGGCGCCGGCGAACCCGCCGGAGCCGCCCGATCCTGCGACCGAGCAGCCGCCGCCACCGCTCAGGACGGGATCCGCGCCGGCAGGAGCGGACGCCCCCGCGACGGGCGTTGCCACGGCGACCGGATCGTCGATGATCCCGTTCGCCATGCCGTCGGCGTCGCCTGCGCCGCCGTCCGTCAGCGTCAGCGTGACGGTGCTCCCGTCGATGACGGCGTGCGGGTACTCGTGGAATCCCGCGGCGTCGATTTTATAGATCTTCGAGCCGGCGGGGATCGGTTCGGGCCAGGTCATCACGACGCTCGCCGTGCCGCCCGGGATCATCCGCGTCACCAGGAAGGCGGCGATGCCATGCCGGAACTCGTACCCGGCGGGCTTCCCCGCCTGGTTGAGAATCGGGTCGGAATCCGCATAGTATGCCGTAGCCATCAGCCGGGTGCCGGCGTTCCGCGACGTGTCGATCGTGGTCTGCGCTCCGCCTGCCGGGTTCGTCAGGGTGGCCATCATGGGGTCGGTGGGGTACGCGTCCAGATGGTCCGGGATCCCGTCGCCGTCCGTGTCGGTGGCGCCGGACACGGGCGGGACTGCGGGGGGATCGGGCGTCGGCGCGGGCGGCGCAGGAGGCGTCGGCGCGGGCGGTGCGGGAGTCGGCGCAGGCGGGTCGGGCGTGGGCGCAGGAGGAGGCGTCGGGGTCGGCGCGGGCGGAGGAGTCGGCGCCGGCGGGGCAGGGGTCGGCGCGGGAACGCTCGCCGCGTCGCCCGGGAAGGTCCTTGCGTCGATCTCGGCCCGATTGGTGAAGCCGTCGCCGTCCGAATCCTGTGTCTCAATGGGAGCGAAGGCGTGGCCGGCGGCGGCGTAGGCGCTGGCAAAGGCGTTCAGGCTTGCCGTCCTGCCGCCCGGATGGCAAAGGTTGCACGTGTTCAGCGCCGTTCCCGAAGTGCCGTAGGTGGTATTGAAAGAGGAGAGGTAAGACGATCTCGCTTCAGCCGTCCCGCCGAACGCGATCAGTGCAGCTATTGTGAACAGGATAATGCCCGCCAGGGTCGCAGCCGATTTGCTTCCACAACAGATTTTCGACATGCAGTTTCCTCCAGTTTGGAAATCCGACGATTACCGGCCGCGAGGGCCGTTTGCTGGATTTCTTTCCGGTTTAAAGTCCGATGTGCCGATGAGTGTGAGGCTTACGGATCTGATCGAGAAGAATTATTGATATCATTAAAAACTATTATCAGGAAGGAGTCGCAACAGGTCAACAAAAATATCAAGGGGGGGCTGAAAAATATTGAGGGGGACTTTCCGGAATTCAGACCAGGACGACGATCGCCTTCCTCGGCCCGTGAGCGCCCACGGTGATCGTCTGCTCGATGTCGGCGGTGCGGCTGGGTCCCGTGCAGAGGGAGACGTTGCGGGGCGGGTCCGCGCAGAGGGCCGCCAGCGCGTCCTCCATGCGGTCGTACAGGGAAGAGGCCGGAAGCAGCGTGACGGAGACGTCGGCCAGCAGC from Thermodesulfobacteriota bacterium includes:
- a CDS encoding AEC family transporter — its product is MDILLSVIPVFLLIALGAVLRRYGFLNQGFIDSANSLVYYILLPALLINELSAAEFRSAFSGTLVIGAYAAILLTFGLAFTLARALGIGPSETGSFVQGTVRANFAYVGLPIVFNVMGQAGLSKAGILLGFGVIWLNALSILALILPHGLGKEKGIETALRILRQVATNPTILACTAGIAFSVLSLPVPAIARKTMSLMAAATLPLSLLCLGGSFSLARARRGFGLAALAALLKLVVVTGLALAFYRWMGVGGDDLRVGVILLGCPTAVVTYVLASQLMGDIDLAGTIVITSTAASAFTITGWLFLLRAMGW
- a CDS encoding choice-of-anchor U domain-containing protein, whose product is MSKICCGSKSAATLAGIILFTIAALIAFGGTAEARSSYLSSFNTTYGTSGTALNTCNLCHPGGRTASLNAFASAYAAAGHAFAPIETQDSDGDGFTNRAEIDARTFPGDAASVPAPTPAPPAPTPPPAPTPTPPPAPTPDPPAPTPAPPAPTPPAPPAPTPDPPAVPPVSGATDTDGDGIPDHLDAYPTDPMMATLTNPAGGAQTTIDTSRNAGTRLMATAYYADSDPILNQAGKPAGYEFRHGIAAFLVTRMIPGGTASVVMTWPEPIPAGSKIYKIDAAGFHEYPHAVIDGSTVTLTLTDGGAGDADGMANGIIDDPVAVATPVAGASAPAGADPVLSGGGGCSVAGSGGSGGFAGALGMLALAGLALRACRPSCRKR